In Cydia fagiglandana chromosome 9, ilCydFagi1.1, whole genome shotgun sequence, a single window of DNA contains:
- the LOC134667290 gene encoding protein yellow-like: MAVSQQWFIQWSPPSMILADITSQYNNVNERFNTFNHDRTKWEVNSVDDDSQTKPVYEPEESDYGYDIEDKVRNGATHAAGLTLWLTMLGLARAQSIPADFDTPPFSTLYKWKRVDFEFPSEMHRQHAIATGKYIPANVLPLGLEVYGSRVWVTLPSWRRGVPATLATVPRLGGVTSPLLRPYPDWSFHRAFANESKSCRGLTSVFRMNVDACGRLWVLDSGQIDSQDSPKQLCPPSIVVFDLRTDTLIARYKIPKKYVLQDSLFSNIIVDTRTKDCSDLHVYIADTWRFGLLVFRQSDAAFWRFSNPIFYPDPLASNYTLHGLNFHWADGIFGLALSPLDSSGNRLLFFHAMSSYREFIVSTAVLRQSVRVNDSWSDFYLFGESRGLSGQSSASAIDRRGVMFYGLVSRDTIGCWDTNKPYNKMSMGVVAENTETLIFPNDIKVDQEEQQRVWVISNRLPMFQAGPLNPYDYNYRILYADTIEATKRTVCNPDVQFPALSYRALN, from the exons ATGGCAGTTTCACAACAGTGGTTTATACAATGGTCACCCCCGTCCATGATACTTGCGGACATCACTAGTCAGTATAACAATGTGAACGAACGATTTAACACTTTTAACCATGATAGAACCAAGTGGGAAGTGAACAGTGTTGATGATGATAGTCAAACTAAACCCGTGTATGAACCTGAAGAAAGTGACTATGGATATGATATCGAGGATAAAGTTAGAAATG GAGCGACACATGCCGCCGGGCTGACGTTGTGGCTCACGATGCTGGGCCTTGCGCGCGCGCAGAGCATCCCGGCAGACTTCGACACACCGCCCTTTAGCACTCTCTACAAGTGGAAGCGTGTCGACTTCGAATTCCCGTCTGAGATGCACCGGCAACATGCAATCGCTACTGG CAAATACATCCCCGCGAATGTACTACCCCTGGGCCTCGAGGTGTACGGGTCTCGGGTGTGGGTGACGCTACCGTCCTGGCGGCGCGGCGTGCCGGCCACGCTGGCGACCGTTCCGCGCCTTGGCGGCGTCACCTCCCCGCTCCTCAGGCCTTATCCAGACTGGTCTTTCCACAGAGCATTTGCCA ATGAATCTAAAAGCTGTAGAGGGTTGACATCAGTATTTCGAATGAACGTGGATGCCTGCGGGCGACTCTGGGTTCTAGATTCCGGTCAAATTGACTCTCAAGACAGCCCGAAGCAGTTATGTCCTCCGAGTATAGTCGTCTTTGACTTGAGAACAGACACACTCATCGCTAGAtacaaaattccaaaaaaatatgtGCTACAAGACTCACTCTTCTCTAACATTATCGTGGACACTCGCACTAAAGACTGCTCGGATCTACACGTCTACATAGCAGATACTTGGCGGTTCGGACTCCTAGTGTTCAGACAAAGTGATGCTGCTTTTTGGAGATTCTCTAATCCTATTTTTTATCCCGACCCACTCGCCTCCAACTACACACTTCACGGCCTCAATTTTCATTGGGCAGATGGCATTTTTGGGCTAGCGCTGTCACCTTTGGATTCTTCTGGTAACCGACTGTTATTTTTCCATGCCATGTCGAGCTATAGAGAATTCATCGTATCCACAGCGGTTTTACGGCAGAGCGTGCGGGTTAATGATAGTTGGTCGGATTTTTATCTATTCGGCGAGAGCAGAGGTCTATCTGGACAGTCATCGGCTTCTGCTATAGACAGGCGTGGCGTCATGTTCTACGGTTTGGTCTCCCGAGATACTATAGGCTGTTGGGATACTAATAAGCCTTATAACAAAATGTCGATGGGGGTGGTGGCTGAGAACACAGAGACACTTATATTTCCTAATGATATAAAAGTTGACCAAGAGGAGCAGCAAAGAGTTTGGGTGATATCGAATCGGCTGCCAATGTTTCAAGCGGGTCCTTTGAATCCTTACGACTACAATTATCGTATTCTGTATGCCGACACAATAGAAGCGACAAAGCGAACTGTCTGCAATCCCGACGTGCAGTTTCCTGCGCTCAGCTATAGAGCGTTAAATTAA
- the LOC134667291 gene encoding protein yellow-like, which produces MQKGTLLLVGVLAGVAGSGYASDDSYSAHRKAKGIGTLFRWKQIDFEYENLQTRQAAIDSGRFNQTNVITLGVERWKDRVFVSTPAWKKGVPVTLSAVPIAGSNESPLLKPYPSWDWHNAENCTGFTSVFRMAVDHCGIMWVLDAGQVEGFETPRQICPPTIFAIDLETDTVLARYPIPEEYVLQDSLITNIVVDSRDPLCRDLHLYIADARRYGLIVFRSSDESFWRFSHYTFYPEPLLSNYTLHGVNFQWSDGLFGMSLGKLHQGDRPLYYHAMSSSLEFVVMTSVIRDPSRVSNSVDEFKLLGESRGPIGQVSASVIDRNGVMIFNLVSQDSIGCWDTRKPYEDANLGVVAQSSSTLVFPNDLRIDHEVPQMAWIITNKLPMYQFNLINPNEYNFRVLYLDPVKAVEHTICQP; this is translated from the exons ATGCAAAAAGGCACGCTACTGCTGGTCGGAGTACTAGCAGGTGTGGCGGGCAGTGGCTATGCCAGTGACGACAGTTACTCTGCCCACCGGAAGGCCAAGGGTATAGGCACCCTTTTCCGCTGGAAGCAAATCGACTTCGAATATGAAAATTTACAGACAAGACAAGCTGCTATCGATAGTGG GCGGTTCAATCAAACGAACGTAATAACCCTGGGCGTGGAACGGTGGAAGGACCGCGTGTTCGTCAGCACGCCAGCGTGGAAGAAGGGCGTGCCAGTGACGCTCTCAGCCGTCCCCATCGCGGGCTCTAATGAGTCGCCGCTTTTGAAACCTTACCCCAGCTGGGACTGGCATAATGCGG AAAACTGTACTGGATTCACGTCCGTATTCCGAATGGCCGTCGATCATTGCGGCATCATGTGGGTGCTAGACGCCGGACAAGTTGAAGGTTTTGAAACTCCTCGCCAGATCTGCCCCCCGACAATATTCGCCATTGATCTTGAAACCGATACCGTGCTAGCGCGTTACCCAATTCCAGAAGAATATGTACTCCAGGACTCCTTGATCACTAATATAGTGGTTGACTCCAGGGACCCTCTCTGTAGAGATCTCCACTTGTACATCGCTGATGCACGGCGGTATGGGCTTATCGTATTCAGAAGCTCTGATGAATCATTCTGGAGATTTAGCCACTACACTTTTTATCCGGAACCATTATTGTCCAATTACACTTTACATGGAGTAAATTTCCAATGGTCCGATGGCCTTTTTGGGATGTCCTTAGGCAAACTACATCAAGGAGATAGACCTCTATATTACCATGCAATGTCTAGTTCTTTGGAGTTCGTTGTGATGACATCGGTAATACGTGATCCCTCGCGTGTTAGTAACTCAGTGGATGAATTTAAACTTTTAGGTGAAAGCCGAGGCCCAATAGGGCAAGTCTCGGCATCTGTCATCGATCGCAATGGCGTCATGATCTTTAACCTTGTTTCTCAGGACAGTATAGGTTGTTGGGATACTCGTAAACCATACGAAGACGCCAACCTTGGAGTTGTGGCCCAAAGCAGTAGCACGTTAGTGTTTCCTAATGACTTGCGTATAGATCATGAAGTGCCGCAAATGGCCTGGATAATAACAAACAAACTGCCAATGTATCAATTTAATTTGATAAACCCGAACGAATATAACTTTAGAGTCTTGTATTTAGATCCGGTCAAAGCTGTAGAACATACTATTTGTCAGCCGTAG